One segment of Melospiza melodia melodia isolate bMelMel2 unplaced genomic scaffold, bMelMel2.pri scaffold_34, whole genome shotgun sequence DNA contains the following:
- the LOC134434298 gene encoding olfactory receptor 14J1-like — KPLHYGTLLGSRACAHMAAAAWASAFLYALLHTANTFSLPLCHGNTLGQFFCEVPQILKLSCSHSNLRELGLIVVGDSLVFGCFVFIVFSYVQIFRAVLRIPSEQGRHKAFSTCLPHLAVLSLFVSTATFAYLKPPSISSPSLDLALSVLYSVVPPALNPLI; from the coding sequence aaacccctgcactacgggaccctcctgggcagcagagcttgtgcccacatggcagcagctgcctgggccagtgcctttctctatgctctgctgcacacagccaatacattttccctacccctgtgccatggcaataccctgggccagttcttctgtgaagttccccagatcctcaagctctcctgctcacactccaacctcagggaacttgggctcattgtggtTGGTGACTCTttagtatttggctgttttgtgttcatcgttttctcctatgtgcagatcttcagggctgtgctgaggatcccctctgagcagggacggcacaaagccttctccacctgcctccctcacctggctgtgctctccctgtttgtcagcactgccacatttgcctacctgaaacccccctccatctcctccccatccctggatctggccctgtcagttctgtactcggtggtgcctccagccctgaaccccctcatc